The following are from one region of the Juglans regia cultivar Chandler chromosome 10, Walnut 2.0, whole genome shotgun sequence genome:
- the LOC109001589 gene encoding 50S ribosomal protein L29, chloroplastic, whose product MLSLPIASSSSISFSSQPRFPIFKFSFNGAKIPHISTIRVPPQTASFRNPSSSVVMMAKREEEINEIRAKTTEEINEEVVDLKGELLMLRLQKSARNEFKSSEFRRMRKRIARMLTIKREREIEEGINKRLSRKLDRKWKKSIVVRPPPSLKKLQEEEAAAEAEKSA is encoded by the exons ATGTTGAGCCTCCCAATTGCTTCCTCTTCGTCGATCAGCTTCTCTTCGCAACCCCGTTTTCCAATCTTCAAATTCTCCTTCAATGGCGCTAAAATCCCGCACATTAGCACCATTCGCGTGCCTCCTCAGACGGCGTCGTTCCGAAACCCTTCATCCTCGGTAGTGATGATGGCGAAGCGAGAGGaggaaattaatgaaattagGGCCAAGACCACGGAAGAAATCAACGAAGAGGTGGTTGACCTCAAGGGAGAGCTCCTCATGCTTCGCTTACAGAAGTCCGCCCGCAACGAGTTCAAGTCCAGCGAATTCCGTCGCATGCGCAAAAGG ATTGCTCGAATGCTTACTATTAAACGGGAAAGGGAGATTGAGGAGGGAATTAACAAGAGGCTGTCAAGAAAGTTGGACCGGAAATGGAAGAAAAGCATTGTTGTCAGACCGCCTCCGTCCTTGAAGAAGTTGCAAGAGGAAGAAGCAGCAGCAGAAGCTGAGAAATCTGCTTGA